GAGTTTAAAGATATTGCTTGAATAGTGATTCACAATGGTTAATATCTCCTTTCGCGTGATGAATCATAATTATAGTGTCCCAACAGTTATAAACCGGGACATCCTAGCTACGGAACTTTCGAAACATTCTGTAATGCTTCTCTATAGGAAATTGTAAGTaaagaaatattaataaaatttagCCCTGATCGTGGTAGCAGAGAGTTAAAGCAGTGTTTAGGAGACGGAAGTCACAAGTTTACATACAGGTATGCCATCGTGTATAGGACCCGTATGTTACCAGCAGGACCTGATAGGTAATGTGGTACGTTATCAAGTTCCGTGTTTGGTTTTATTGATTGCCTGGTCACGTTCTAAATGGGAAAACGTTTGTATGGAATCAAAAGATAATAAGTGCGTTGTTATGAAACACATCATTTCTGTAGCAGGCGTTTAGTGTGGTTATATTATCGGAGCAGTCTCGCTTCACTGACTGGCATTAATCATTAAGAATAGTTAATTTCACCGCCATATTTGTGGATCGAGGTAAAGATGAAAATCGATAGGAAATACAGGTGTTGTACAACAATCACGAGCACGTGACCAGAAAGAACGCCCTAATATATTATAGATGGTGTACATGTTGAGCTGTAGATGTCTATCCCAATACTGAAACTCCAACAAGACGCGTAACCGCAGCCCTATCAGGGCAGTATGACGTTATAAATGGGTATTGGTTCCAACACTTCAACGATAGTACCGGGGATATCGACAGCTGGTCCGGGGGTAGAGGACCAGTGTAACACCACATATCTATGTGATCAATCGTACTTCCTCGGAGCTGATCTCCTACAATTCGCCCCGTGCCCCCCTCCATGGAAAAAGAGTCTACTATGGGAGGTGGCTAGGAAGAAGGGACTAACAGATTACGAGAGTGGACAGATAGCTTTAAGGTGTGTCATCCCCCACCCTGAAAATCAGATACCCGGCAACCAGTGTGGGTCCTCGTGCATCGCAATCGTTGTTTTAAGTGGATGTATATTACTGACGATATGCTTGGCAACTTTGTGCTGGTCCAGGTAGGTATTTCACGGTTCATTTACGTCACATCACATTTACCAAGACATGGTTCATAAACTaggttcatttttttttaagattagCTGTATTGGTATTTCCGTGTATATAAATACACCCACGTCGAATACTCCATTTCACCACGACAGTGGACATTATCTTGTTTTGTGTAAACATGGCTTTTCAACCACTCGCATATCATTTTGTGTTGACACTCTTACCGTGTTGTTTTGTTCTTTACTGGAGGGTGAGGGGGTAGATGTGTGCAGCTTAT
This DNA window, taken from Pecten maximus chromosome 3, xPecMax1.1, whole genome shotgun sequence, encodes the following:
- the LOC117323847 gene encoding uncharacterized protein LOC117323847; this translates as MGIGSNTSTIVPGISTAGPGVEDQCNTTYLCDQSYFLGADLLQFAPCPPPWKKSLLWEVARKKGLTDYESGQIALRCVIPHPENQIPGNQCGSSCIAIVVLSGCILLTICLATLCWSRRRGMVTKRRRSTDQNNTDHTHQATVGKTEPVYEEIQEGRVHYSNIMESAFDNHAYTNDHVTDHVTDHARSNSDTSNNSHTQLNGTATEHKSVDVRL